Proteins co-encoded in one Bacteroidales bacterium genomic window:
- the recG gene encoding ATP-dependent DNA helicase RecG, which yields MTREYLETPVEFLKGVGPKRAELLRSELNVHTFGDLISYYPFRYIDRSRIFKISGIEPDIAFVQLRGTISNIRIVGEKRARRMSAVFRDDTGEIELVWFQGIKWIEGTILPNIEYIVFGKPTIFNRRYNIAHPEIERAEEFTKTITQTLQGIYSTTEKLKNRGLNNKNLVKLLKELIVQAQGKVPETLSSEILAKLSLMNREEALRNIHFPEDQGKLLKAQARLKFEELFFIQLSLLKDKLLRQQKINGFVFGNVGENVNRFYKEKLPFELTEAQKKVIREIRKDLGAGRQMNRLLQGDVGSGKTLVALMSMLIALDNGYQSCLMAPTEILAGQHLNTLMRMTDGLDIRIGILTGSTPAAKRRVLHEQLQSGEMKILIGTHALIEDPVLFKNLGLVIIDEQHRFGVAQRAKMWSKSDNPPHILVMTATPIPRTLAMTLYGDLDISVIDELPPGRKPVKTLLYNDAARLKIFGFMKQKIKEGRQIYVVYPLIKESENLDLKHLMDGYESIVRDFPLPEYAVSIMHGQMRPADKDFEMKRFVKNQTQIMVSTTVIEVGVDVANASVMVIENAERFGLSQLHQLRGRVGRGADQSYCLLMTGEKVSQEARKRLQTMVETNDGFKIAEVDLQLRGPGDLQGTQQSGLLDLKIADIVRDEKILKYARSLASEILQADPSLEQEKNRPLARQLALMKKDFINWSLIS from the coding sequence ATGACAAGAGAATACCTGGAAACACCCGTCGAATTCCTGAAGGGAGTGGGCCCCAAAAGGGCTGAATTGCTGAGATCGGAATTGAATGTCCATACCTTTGGCGACCTGATAAGCTATTATCCTTTTCGCTATATTGACCGGAGCCGTATCTTTAAGATAAGCGGGATCGAGCCGGATATTGCCTTTGTTCAGCTTCGGGGAACCATCAGCAATATCAGGATTGTCGGGGAAAAGCGCGCCAGGCGGATGTCTGCCGTCTTCCGTGATGATACCGGGGAGATAGAACTGGTCTGGTTCCAGGGTATCAAGTGGATAGAAGGAACCATACTTCCAAATATCGAATACATTGTTTTTGGGAAACCGACGATCTTTAACCGCCGTTATAATATTGCCCACCCCGAAATAGAACGTGCCGAGGAATTCACGAAGACTATCACCCAGACTTTGCAGGGAATTTATAGTACTACTGAAAAGCTTAAGAACAGGGGATTGAACAATAAAAACCTGGTTAAACTTCTGAAAGAACTTATTGTCCAGGCCCAGGGAAAAGTGCCGGAAACCTTATCGTCGGAAATCCTTGCCAAACTCAGCCTGATGAACCGGGAAGAGGCATTACGAAATATTCATTTCCCTGAGGATCAGGGAAAGCTGCTGAAAGCCCAGGCCCGGCTCAAATTTGAAGAACTCTTCTTTATCCAGTTGAGCTTGTTGAAAGATAAACTCCTCAGGCAGCAAAAGATCAATGGTTTTGTTTTCGGCAATGTCGGAGAAAATGTAAACCGGTTCTATAAGGAAAAACTTCCCTTTGAACTGACCGAAGCCCAGAAAAAGGTGATCCGCGAAATAAGGAAAGACCTTGGCGCCGGCAGGCAGATGAACCGTTTGCTGCAAGGGGATGTTGGCAGCGGAAAAACACTGGTGGCGCTGATGTCGATGCTTATTGCCCTTGATAACGGTTACCAATCGTGCCTGATGGCACCTACAGAAATCCTTGCCGGCCAGCATTTAAACACACTGATGCGGATGACCGACGGGCTCGATATCCGCATTGGTATACTGACCGGCTCGACACCGGCTGCTAAACGCAGGGTGCTGCATGAGCAGCTTCAGTCAGGAGAAATGAAAATCCTCATCGGGACGCATGCACTTATCGAAGACCCTGTCCTGTTTAAAAATCTTGGGCTGGTGATCATCGATGAACAGCACCGTTTTGGGGTTGCCCAACGGGCGAAAATGTGGAGCAAAAGCGACAACCCGCCACATATCCTGGTAATGACGGCTACGCCTATTCCGCGGACTTTAGCGATGACCCTTTATGGTGATCTGGATATCTCAGTCATTGATGAACTTCCGCCCGGGCGAAAACCGGTAAAGACATTGCTTTATAATGATGCTGCACGGCTGAAGATCTTCGGCTTTATGAAACAGAAGATAAAGGAGGGACGGCAGATTTATGTGGTCTACCCACTGATCAAAGAGTCGGAAAACCTCGACCTCAAGCATTTGATGGATGGCTATGAGAGCATAGTCCGCGATTTCCCGCTTCCGGAATATGCCGTCAGCATTATGCACGGGCAGATGCGTCCGGCAGATAAAGATTTCGAAATGAAGCGGTTCGTCAAAAACCAGACCCAGATCATGGTCTCTACAACGGTGATCGAAGTGGGTGTAGATGTGGCGAATGCTTCCGTCATGGTCATCGAGAATGCGGAAAGATTTGGTTTGTCGCAGCTACACCAGCTCCGGGGCCGTGTGGGAAGGGGCGCCGATCAGTCTTACTGTTTGCTGATGACCGGCGAAAAGGTGTCACAGGAGGCACGGAAGAGGCTGCAGACGATGGTAGAGACGAATGATGGATTTAAGATTGCCGAGGTCGATCTTCAGCTTCGTGGACCCGGTGATTTGCAGGGTACGCAACAGAGCGGCCTGCTTGACCTGAAGATCGCCGATATTGTGCGGGATGAAAAGATCCTCAAGTATGCCCGCAGCCTCGCTTCAGAAATCCTTCAGGCCGACCCTTCACTTGAACAGGAAAAAAACCGCCCCCTGGCAAGGCAATTAGCCTTGATGAAAAAAGATTTTATTAATTGGAGCCTGATTAGCTGA
- the gldN gene encoding gliding motility protein GldN: MKKIAFIIITMIILAGFGGPVRSQILDNPPQDVIYYDNDLEDVKPIPLPSVRKADIMWSKRIWREIDMRQKMNQPFYFPLEPHNNWRNFITVIMDALKEGSITAYDISGSTDEFLVPLNYQEIVTRQTDTFHRELTRPYPPYDQFDTVIYSEFDPNKVTRLRIKEDWYFDKKRSQMLVRILGICPVMIKERNDEEFNEPLFWIYYPEARPILAQAEVFNRFNDAARRSYDEIFMKRFFNSYIYKEQNVYDRRISEYAQGLDALLEAERIKLELLDFEQSLWEY, translated from the coding sequence ATGAAAAAAATCGCATTTATCATCATAACAATGATTATCCTGGCCGGATTTGGCGGACCTGTCCGGTCTCAGATCCTGGACAATCCGCCGCAGGATGTTATTTATTACGATAACGACCTGGAAGATGTGAAACCGATACCATTGCCATCAGTCCGGAAAGCTGATATCATGTGGTCAAAAAGGATCTGGAGAGAAATAGACATGCGGCAGAAGATGAATCAGCCATTCTATTTCCCATTGGAACCGCATAATAACTGGAGGAATTTCATCACTGTCATTATGGATGCCCTGAAAGAAGGCTCGATAACAGCATACGACATTTCCGGTAGTACGGATGAATTCCTCGTTCCGCTGAATTACCAGGAAATCGTTACCCGGCAAACCGATACGTTCCACCGGGAACTTACCAGGCCTTATCCTCCTTATGACCAATTTGATACGGTCATTTACTCGGAATTCGACCCGAATAAAGTAACACGGCTCAGAATAAAAGAGGATTGGTATTTCGATAAAAAGAGATCCCAGATGCTGGTACGTATCCTGGGTATTTGCCCGGTTATGATCAAGGAACGGAACGATGAGGAATTCAACGAACCCCTGTTCTGGATCTATTATCCGGAAGCCAGGCCGATCCTGGCACAGGCTGAAGTCTTTAACAGGTTTAATGATGCCGCCCGGCGGTCGTACGATGAAATCTTCATGAAAAGGTTCTTTAACAGTTATATTTATAAAGAACAAAATGTTTACGACAGAAGGATTTCAGAGTATGCCCAGGGCCTGGATGCCCTGCTTGAAGCCGAAAGGATAAAACTTGAACTCCTCGATTTCGAACAAAGCCTCTGGGAATACTAA
- the gldM gene encoding gliding motility protein GldM, with protein MAGYKETPRQKMIAMMYLVLTALLALNVSKDMLEAFLVVNESMENTIEVFEHKLGNLYGEFEKQYQLKPQKVGDYWQKAQEARRLSNELKKYVEHMIFDVVRQSENKDSLTLIQDSFETKMMQDPDDPRKEIAVPMLNMSKVSTKDKYDESTNYFINRKQAEKLREKIEAYKTAMLNIVPPEFRGNIKMGLETEGPFFNADGNKQTWELHHFYHTILAASVTIMNKIKAEVQTAEFDIAAELFSEIDVSDFKFDKIEAKIIPTTNYVLQGDKYEAEVLVTAFDTRQTPEVFVLQGADEITISNKDRAQRVEGKDGIVRLSFPAGAVGLQKYAGVVEVVSPEGERIPYKFSGDYVVAPPSLTVAATKMNVFYIGVDNPVSISVPGIAEANLRASISVGTLTRDATGKSWIVRVPQGQKTVISVNADIMGTTRSMGSAEFRIRRVPSPNAEVAGQLEGAIDKSTLLAAGAIIPVMRDFEFELFFEVKSFRMTTIVGGDGISKRGNGNRFSEEMISMIQGARKGQKFFFENIQAEGPDKIPRSLNPISLEIK; from the coding sequence ATGGCTGGATATAAAGAGACACCGCGGCAGAAAATGATTGCCATGATGTATCTTGTGCTGACTGCCCTGCTGGCTCTTAACGTTTCCAAAGATATGCTCGAAGCTTTCCTGGTGGTTAACGAAAGTATGGAAAATACGATCGAGGTCTTCGAACATAAATTGGGAAACCTTTACGGAGAATTTGAAAAGCAATATCAGCTCAAACCTCAGAAAGTGGGCGACTACTGGCAAAAAGCACAAGAGGCCAGAAGGTTATCCAATGAGTTAAAAAAATATGTCGAGCACATGATTTTTGATGTGGTCAGGCAATCAGAAAACAAGGATTCCCTCACTTTAATACAGGATTCATTTGAGACGAAAATGATGCAGGACCCCGATGATCCCAGAAAAGAAATTGCGGTGCCTATGTTGAATATGTCCAAAGTTTCGACTAAGGATAAATATGATGAGTCAACCAATTACTTTATCAATAGGAAGCAAGCCGAGAAACTCAGGGAAAAGATAGAAGCATACAAAACCGCAATGCTTAATATTGTTCCACCTGAATTCCGGGGGAATATCAAAATGGGGCTGGAGACCGAGGGGCCTTTCTTCAATGCGGATGGTAATAAACAAACCTGGGAGTTGCACCATTTCTACCATACAATTCTTGCTGCTTCCGTTACCATCATGAATAAGATCAAAGCCGAGGTTCAGACAGCAGAATTTGACATTGCTGCCGAATTATTCAGTGAGATTGATGTTTCCGACTTCAAATTTGATAAAATTGAAGCAAAGATTATTCCTACAACTAACTATGTGTTGCAAGGGGATAAATATGAAGCTGAAGTCCTTGTTACGGCTTTCGATACCAGGCAAACCCCTGAGGTCTTTGTGCTGCAGGGGGCAGACGAGATTACAATTAGCAATAAAGACCGCGCTCAGCGGGTGGAGGGTAAGGATGGGATCGTGAGACTTTCCTTCCCGGCAGGTGCTGTTGGTCTCCAGAAATATGCCGGTGTGGTCGAAGTTGTATCGCCTGAAGGAGAAAGAATCCCCTATAAGTTTTCCGGGGACTATGTCGTTGCACCGCCTTCACTTACGGTTGCGGCTACTAAAATGAATGTTTTTTATATTGGTGTTGATAACCCTGTTTCTATCTCCGTTCCGGGCATCGCGGAGGCAAACCTTCGTGCTTCAATCTCTGTTGGAACATTGACCCGTGATGCTACGGGCAAAAGCTGGATCGTCAGGGTACCACAAGGGCAGAAAACCGTTATTTCTGTCAATGCAGATATCATGGGCACCACGCGGAGCATGGGCTCTGCTGAATTCAGGATCAGGAGAGTACCCAGCCCGAATGCAGAAGTTGCCGGACAGTTGGAAGGTGCGATCGATAAAAGCACCTTGCTGGCAGCCGGAGCTATTATCCCGGTCATGAGGGATTTTGAATTTGAACTCTTCTTTGAAGTTAAATCTTTCCGAATGACTACCATCGTCGGTGGTGACGGGATCTCTAAAAGAGGCAATGGCAATCGTTTCTCTGAAGAAATGATCAGCATGATCCAGGGCGCCCGTAAAGGACAAAAATTCTTCTTTGAAAATATACAGGCCGAAGGTCCTGATAAAATACCCAGAAGCCTGAACCCGATTTCATTGGAAATTAAATAA
- the gldL gene encoding gliding motility protein GldL: MAKLYGWGASIVILGALFKINHYPFANEMLVVGLGTEACIFFFSAFEPPYVEPDWSLVYPELGGMYHGDGTIDGIKQKKPTQELDDLLKQANIDKQLIDRLGDGLKRLSDNTAKLSDITDAAGATNEYVTRVKGASKSAENLSKSYDLTSETLQKDANASAHYMNSIKNAGDNAAHLSTTYKEASDILKNDITVTKEFTTSMKMAMDSANSLAEQYTKSAEVLSQSAKKLDFSAVDGKSYNEKLHQISEKLSALNSVYELQLQGSNEQIQSTAKVRETMTELLKNMKESADTMAVYKEQMNLLTQRISSLNEVYGGMLTAMSGRTK; the protein is encoded by the coding sequence ATGGCCAAACTGTACGGTTGGGGTGCATCAATCGTAATCCTTGGCGCTTTGTTCAAAATTAACCACTACCCTTTCGCAAACGAAATGCTTGTCGTTGGTTTAGGAACAGAAGCTTGCATTTTCTTCTTCTCAGCATTTGAACCTCCTTACGTAGAACCAGATTGGAGCCTGGTTTACCCTGAATTGGGCGGTATGTATCACGGAGATGGTACAATCGATGGTATAAAACAAAAAAAGCCTACCCAGGAGTTGGATGATTTGCTCAAGCAGGCCAATATCGATAAACAACTGATAGACAGGTTGGGTGACGGACTTAAAAGACTCAGCGATAATACTGCTAAGCTTTCTGACATTACTGATGCTGCAGGCGCTACCAATGAGTACGTTACCAGAGTCAAAGGAGCCTCCAAATCGGCTGAGAATCTATCCAAATCCTATGATTTGACATCCGAAACGCTTCAAAAAGATGCCAATGCTTCCGCACATTATATGAACAGCATCAAAAATGCAGGCGATAATGCAGCACATCTTTCTACTACTTACAAAGAAGCATCAGATATCCTTAAAAATGATATCACGGTGACGAAAGAATTTACGACCAGCATGAAAATGGCCATGGATTCTGCCAACTCACTTGCTGAGCAATACACAAAATCGGCAGAAGTTCTTTCCCAATCGGCAAAGAAACTTGATTTTTCAGCCGTTGACGGAAAATCTTACAATGAGAAATTACACCAGATTTCCGAAAAACTGTCCGCTTTAAATTCTGTTTATGAACTTCAACTGCAGGGCAGCAATGAACAGATCCAGTCTACCGCTAAGGTTCGTGAAACAATGACCGAGCTGCTGAAAAACATGAAGGAATCAGCAGATACCATGGCAGTTTATAAAGAACAAATGAATCTGCTTACCCAACGGATATCCTCCCTTAATGAGGTTTACGGTGGTATGCTTACTGCAATGAGCGGAAGGACTAAGTAA
- a CDS encoding formylglycine-generating enzyme family protein, with translation MKRLPAFLLILAAAGTFYSCNNSGNGELVGVSRKTRPFFQPDPFGMVFIPQGSFTLGVGDQDIAYSFVQEPKTVSVAAFYMDETEITNDEYRQFVQWVRDSIALRVLGDIRPDEFLIQENAKTGEVYDPPLVNWDADIDWNSDEQDVRDALEAMYIPEHERYFRKKEVDARKLFYEYYWIDYQAASYKDWTEEANSENGAFANRPQGMRDRSVYVRKELINVFPDTLCWIHDYTYSFNDPLTKSYFWHPAYNFYPVVGVNWKQARAFCIWRTELMNNASDSKKGEADIVDFRLPTETEWEWAARGGYNNNPYPWGGPYTRNERGCFLANFKPLRGNYLDDGGLRTVIVGHYPPNDFGLYDIAGNVSEWTISAYDPSSYNFTWDMNPNYTYNAKEDDPPAMKRKVIRGGSWKDLAYYMQVSTRDYEYQDTAKSYIGFRSILPYLGRNKDDNPSRASRVYN, from the coding sequence ATGAAAAGACTTCCCGCATTCTTGCTGATACTCGCTGCAGCAGGTACGTTTTACAGCTGCAACAACTCTGGTAATGGAGAACTGGTGGGTGTCAGCCGAAAGACCAGGCCTTTCTTTCAACCTGATCCTTTCGGGATGGTATTTATTCCGCAGGGTAGCTTTACCTTGGGTGTTGGTGATCAGGATATTGCTTATTCCTTTGTCCAGGAACCAAAAACAGTTTCCGTTGCAGCTTTTTACATGGATGAAACAGAAATCACCAATGATGAGTACCGTCAATTTGTTCAGTGGGTTCGCGATTCTATAGCCCTCCGCGTATTGGGGGATATCAGACCAGATGAATTTCTGATCCAGGAAAATGCGAAAACAGGAGAGGTTTATGATCCCCCGCTGGTAAACTGGGATGCTGATATCGATTGGAATAGTGATGAACAGGATGTCAGGGATGCACTGGAGGCTATGTATATCCCTGAACATGAGCGATATTTCAGGAAAAAAGAGGTCGACGCCCGTAAATTATTCTATGAATACTACTGGATTGATTACCAGGCAGCTTCATATAAAGACTGGACTGAAGAGGCAAATTCCGAAAATGGAGCTTTTGCTAACAGGCCCCAGGGAATGCGTGACCGTTCAGTTTATGTTCGTAAAGAACTGATTAACGTTTTTCCGGATACTTTGTGCTGGATCCACGATTATACTTATTCCTTCAACGATCCGTTAACCAAATCCTATTTCTGGCATCCTGCTTATAATTTCTACCCTGTTGTAGGGGTTAACTGGAAGCAGGCCAGGGCATTCTGTATCTGGCGCACAGAACTAATGAACAATGCTTCAGATAGTAAAAAAGGTGAAGCTGATATAGTTGATTTCAGGCTTCCGACTGAAACTGAATGGGAATGGGCCGCAAGAGGGGGCTATAACAATAACCCATATCCATGGGGCGGACCCTATACAAGAAATGAAAGAGGGTGTTTCCTGGCTAACTTTAAACCACTTCGCGGAAATTATCTCGATGACGGCGGTTTGCGGACTGTCATTGTGGGCCATTATCCACCTAATGATTTCGGTTTATATGACATTGCCGGAAATGTTTCAGAATGGACTATCAGCGCCTATGATCCTTCTTCCTATAATTTTACCTGGGATATGAACCCGAATTATACTTATAATGCTAAAGAAGATGACCCGCCAGCTATGAAAAGAAAGGTCATTCGCGGAGGTTCCTGGAAAGATTTAGCTTACTACATGCAAGTCTCAACAAGAGATTATGAGTATCAGGACACTGCAAAGAGCTATATAGGATTCCGTAGCATCCTGCCTTACCTTGGAAGAAATAAGGATGATAATCCATCAAGGGCTTCAAGAGTATATAATTAA
- a CDS encoding type IX secretion system membrane protein PorP/SprF, whose translation MKFSKVILLTILPLLFSFWLVNAVQGQQEPNFSQYMFYGLTFNPALAGNDNAVSITAADRIQWTSFGKEEGEQVAPRTYFVSADLPIRILKGGVGAVIMQDALGHEKTISVKIGYANQRNLGFGKLGIGTQIEFNNRSIDFSKLRPAGEDPLIGQLAKESEMLIDFSLGVFYRVPGSYYLGVSGLHLVQTKGKPLAELDQGGLRMKLDRTFFITGGYEITFPRNPDFQLIPSVIIESDLAKTRLDVNAMLRYKELVWGGVGYRLGESVIILLGVQYKDFRIGYSYDINVSKLALPFFGGSHEIMLNYRFKLELEKGRKSYKNTRFL comes from the coding sequence ATGAAATTTAGCAAGGTCATTCTACTGACTATACTGCCGCTTCTCTTTTCTTTCTGGCTTGTCAATGCGGTGCAGGGTCAGCAGGAGCCCAATTTTTCGCAGTATATGTTTTACGGGCTGACCTTCAATCCTGCTTTGGCCGGTAATGATAATGCCGTTTCTATTACAGCAGCTGACCGTATTCAATGGACAAGTTTTGGAAAAGAAGAGGGAGAACAGGTAGCACCCCGTACTTATTTCGTTTCTGCCGACCTCCCTATTCGTATTCTTAAGGGAGGAGTCGGTGCGGTGATCATGCAGGATGCTCTCGGTCATGAAAAGACCATTTCAGTCAAAATTGGTTATGCTAACCAGCGAAACCTGGGATTCGGAAAACTGGGCATTGGTACACAGATTGAGTTTAATAACCGGTCCATTGATTTTTCCAAGCTTAGGCCGGCAGGTGAAGATCCCTTGATAGGACAATTAGCAAAGGAAAGCGAAATGCTGATCGACTTTTCACTGGGCGTTTTTTATAGAGTGCCTGGAAGCTATTATCTAGGTGTATCCGGCTTACACCTTGTTCAGACAAAAGGTAAACCTCTTGCCGAACTTGATCAGGGCGGCCTCAGAATGAAACTCGACAGAACTTTTTTCATTACAGGGGGCTATGAAATTACATTTCCCAGAAATCCTGATTTTCAGTTAATTCCTTCAGTTATTATTGAGTCAGATCTTGCAAAGACCAGGCTTGATGTTAATGCAATGCTTCGCTATAAGGAATTAGTATGGGGGGGCGTGGGCTATCGTCTTGGTGAATCTGTAATAATCTTGCTGGGAGTGCAGTATAAAGATTTCAGGATAGGTTATTCTTATGATATTAATGTCAGCAAACTTGCATTGCCTTTTTTCGGTGGCTCTCATGAAATCATGCTGAATTACCGGTTCAAACTTGAACTTGAAAAAGGAAGAAAAAGCTATAAAAACACCAGATTTCTATAA
- the rseP gene encoding RIP metalloprotease RseP encodes MDIFIKIAQLLLSLSILVVFHEFGHFLAAKAFKTRVEKFYLFFNPWFSLFKFKFKDTEYGMGWLPLGGYVKISGMIDESMDREAMKKEPQSWEFRSKPALQRLIIMIGGVTVNVLLAFVIYIGILAVWGEQYLPTSQVNKYGIVADSLASEMGLQNGDRILSVNQQVVNDFNKIPMILILEEAKTIRVERDGQILDLAIPQGILGKLVKHKDPNFLSPRFPFEVEGFSNQSTAKDAGIEVQDKIISINGEPTNYFDEFARSVKSHKGETVQAVVVRGNDTLLFSMQVSTEGLVGIYTNPTKYFEFEEKNYNLFQAIPAGFVKTYDGIGNYLKQLKLLFSPEVKAYESVGGFITIGSIFPPTWDWPAFWRLTAFLSIMLAILNLLPIPALDGGHVMFLAYEIISGRKPSDKFMEYAQIAGMVLLFGLLIFANGNDIVKLFNK; translated from the coding sequence ATGGATATTTTTATCAAAATAGCTCAGCTTCTCTTAAGCCTGTCAATTCTGGTAGTATTTCATGAATTTGGCCATTTTCTTGCCGCCAAAGCTTTTAAGACGCGGGTAGAAAAGTTTTATCTTTTCTTTAATCCCTGGTTTTCATTATTTAAGTTTAAATTTAAAGATACCGAATATGGAATGGGCTGGCTTCCCCTGGGCGGATATGTCAAAATCTCAGGTATGATCGATGAATCGATGGATCGGGAAGCGATGAAAAAGGAACCTCAGTCCTGGGAATTCCGGTCAAAACCGGCATTGCAGCGACTTATCATCATGATAGGCGGGGTAACGGTTAATGTTTTGCTTGCTTTTGTTATTTATATCGGAATCCTTGCCGTGTGGGGAGAACAATATCTTCCGACCTCCCAGGTCAATAAATATGGCATAGTAGCTGATTCCCTGGCCAGTGAGATGGGTTTGCAAAATGGCGACCGTATCTTATCTGTAAACCAGCAAGTTGTAAATGATTTCAATAAAATCCCTATGATCCTCATTTTGGAGGAAGCTAAAACTATCCGGGTCGAGCGGGATGGTCAGATATTAGACCTCGCGATACCGCAAGGAATATTAGGAAAACTTGTCAAACATAAGGATCCAAACTTTTTATCACCGCGTTTCCCTTTCGAAGTGGAAGGATTTTCCAATCAATCTACGGCCAAAGATGCAGGTATTGAAGTGCAGGATAAGATCATATCTATCAATGGGGAACCTACAAACTATTTTGATGAGTTTGCCAGGTCCGTGAAGAGCCATAAAGGAGAAACGGTTCAGGCTGTCGTTGTCAGGGGGAATGATACCTTATTGTTTAGCATGCAGGTTTCAACCGAAGGATTGGTCGGGATCTATACAAATCCAACAAAATATTTCGAATTCGAAGAAAAAAATTACAACCTGTTCCAGGCTATTCCTGCCGGCTTTGTCAAAACTTATGATGGGATCGGCAATTACCTGAAGCAGCTTAAATTACTGTTTTCGCCTGAGGTTAAGGCTTATGAATCTGTTGGCGGTTTTATCACGATTGGAAGCATTTTTCCACCGACCTGGGACTGGCCTGCTTTTTGGCGGTTGACTGCTTTCTTGTCGATCATGCTGGCAATCCTTAATCTGCTTCCTATACCTGCTCTTGACGGGGGACATGTGATGTTCCTGGCCTATGAGATCATCAGCGGACGCAAACCCAGTGATAAATTTATGGAATACGCCCAGATTGCCGGCATGGTTCTGCTTTTTGGCCTGCTGATCTTTGCCAACGGCAATGATATTGTCAAGCTGTTCAATAAGTAA
- a CDS encoding M23 family metallopeptidase: MAQEIKKKEKWYRKLRNKYKLVILNDETYEEKISFKLSRLNVFVASGTIAILLIIITTIIIAFTRLREYIPGYTDVNLYEQLYKIEELTDSLDADARQKSLYLENLRLILSGKDTTIISPLKEDTVGNYSNISSFASRDDSAFREEFEEQMMGSEVRIPDRDHGGSRPDISSFSFFTPLRGIVTSKFDPASRHYGVDIVSVQNEAIKATLDGVVIFKGWTLETGYTVCLQHENDLVSVYKHNSAILKEQGSYVKAGDPIAIIGSSGEYSTGPHLHFELWYNGVPVDPTDFIKF; encoded by the coding sequence ATGGCGCAAGAAATAAAAAAGAAGGAAAAATGGTACCGGAAGCTCAGGAATAAGTATAAACTGGTCATCCTGAACGATGAAACATATGAGGAAAAAATATCTTTCAAGCTTAGCCGGCTTAATGTATTTGTGGCATCCGGTACGATTGCAATCCTGCTGATCATCATTACAACCATAATCATCGCTTTCACCCGGTTGCGGGAATATATCCCGGGGTATACCGATGTTAATTTATATGAACAATTATACAAGATCGAGGAACTGACTGATTCACTTGACGCGGATGCCCGGCAGAAATCCCTGTATCTCGAAAACCTGCGGCTTATCCTTTCCGGCAAGGATACCACGATTATCAGTCCGCTTAAAGAAGATACAGTTGGAAATTACAGTAATATTTCAAGCTTTGCATCCCGGGATGATTCAGCATTCAGGGAAGAATTTGAAGAACAAATGATGGGTAGTGAAGTCAGGATCCCTGATCGTGATCATGGCGGATCAAGGCCGGATATCAGCAGTTTTTCATTTTTCACCCCACTGAGGGGGATCGTGACAAGCAAGTTTGACCCGGCATCAAGACATTATGGCGTGGATATCGTATCCGTTCAAAATGAAGCTATCAAGGCCACCCTCGATGGGGTGGTCATCTTCAAAGGCTGGACACTTGAGACAGGATATACCGTCTGCCTGCAGCATGAAAACGACCTGGTTTCCGTTTATAAGCATAATTCAGCTATACTCAAAGAACAGGGAAGTTATGTAAAAGCCGGCGATCCGATTGCTATCATTGGAAGTTCCGGGGAATACAGCACAGGTCCTCATCTGCATTTTGAACTTTGGTATAACGGGGTACCTGTCGACCCGACAGATTTTATTAAGTTCTGA
- a CDS encoding polymer-forming cytoskeletal protein, with amino-acid sequence MAKTIISETPAVNMIGKGTSIKGDIRSDGDFRVDGILHGSIQSNGKIVVGVSGSIEGDINCQNADISGQVKAILRVKELLSLKSTSKMTGEVYTSKLAIEPGARFSGTCNMEDEPLTIKHQENKQDGSFTREKEKVTG; translated from the coding sequence ATGGCAAAAACTATCATTAGCGAAACCCCTGCCGTCAATATGATCGGCAAAGGAACCAGCATCAAGGGCGATATCCGTTCTGACGGAGATTTCAGGGTTGACGGGATCCTTCATGGATCTATCCAGTCGAATGGCAAAATAGTTGTCGGTGTATCCGGGAGTATCGAAGGTGACATCAACTGCCAGAATGCAGACATATCTGGCCAGGTCAAGGCAATTCTCCGGGTCAAGGAGTTATTATCCTTAAAATCCACTTCTAAAATGACCGGGGAGGTATATACAAGCAAACTGGCCATAGAACCCGGAGCCAGGTTTTCAGGCACTTGCAATATGGAGGATGAACCCTTGACCATTAAGCATCAGGAAAACAAACAGGATGGATCTTTCACCAGAGAAAAAGAAAAAGTCACTGGATAA